A region from the Salmo salar unplaced genomic scaffold, Ssal_v3.1, whole genome shotgun sequence genome encodes:
- the LOC106573844 gene encoding nectin-1-like: MVRVKSYLTLLLLFLPEGLSQLVRTQQVVTATLGEDAHFSCRLMKPKNVLQVTWQKVTPGATENVATYNKRFGPVVNPPFQRKVEFEDEGLQNYSIVIRGVSRGDESCYKCLFNAYPEGAISGRTCLQINELYGPSLLITQTNNSHTTLSCSATGRPAPTVTWDHIENISLDKSTMADVTHSNETVTVTITAMVAASSLPDKDTRVRCVASSRGAVKEVSMVIPTRDQASFAGKSQVSDDDTISGAVVGAVIGAVLGSVCLIAVFCVIWLQKRRKDTSSRKPPVPDPEISRTSLKTPATSKHVTPTSSPSQISSPSQMIPSLSSSDKRRIQPAQEAVKRLSPQRPDDLQCRRKLLEGYEN, encoded by the exons ATGGTTCGTGTTAAAAGTTACCTTACTCTTCTGCTGCTATTCCTTCCTGAGG GGCTCTCTCAGCTGGTGAGAACACAGCAGGTTGTCACAGCAACCCTGGGAGAGGACGCTCACTTCAGCTGCAGGCTCATGAAACCCAAAAACGTGCTTCAAGTCACCTGGCAGAAGGTGACACCAGGGGCGACTGAAAATGTGGCCACCTACAACAAACGATTTGGACCAGTAGTCAACCCACCTTTTCAGAGGAAAGTGGAGTTTGAAGACGAGGGTCTGCAGAACTACTCTATTGTCATCAGAGGAGTGTCAAGAGGAGATGAGTCCTGCTACAAGTGTCTGTTTAACGCCTATCCAGAAGGAGCTATCAGTGGCAGGACCTGCCTCCAAATTAATG AGCTGTATGGCCCCTCACTCCTCATCACACAAACCAACAACAGTCACAccactctgtcctgttctgctacGGGACGACCTGCTCCTACAGTAACCTGGGACCACATAGAAAACATCAGTCTAGACAAATCCACCATGGCTGATGTCACCCATTCCAATGAAACAGTCACTGTCACCATAACTGCCATGGTGGCAGCGTCCAGTCTACCTGACAAAGACACCAGGGTTAGGTGTGTAGCGTCATCCCGTGGTGCCGTCAAGGAGGTTTCCATGGTGATTCCAACTAGGGATCAAGCTTCATTTGCAG GTAAATCTCAGGTCTCTGATGATGACACGATCAGTG GTGCAGTGGTTGGTGCAGTGATTGGTGCAGTGCTGGGTTCAGTGTGTCTCATTGCTGTATTCTGTGTAATATGGCTGCAAAAGAGGAGAAAAGATACCTCTTCCAG AAAACCCCCAGTTCCTGACCCTGAAATCAGCAGAACTTCCTTAAAGACACCAGCAACATCCAAACA tGTCACACCAACCTCCAGTCCATCACAAAT CTCCAGTCCATCACAAAT GATACCATCCCTCAGCTCGTCTGACAAGCGCAGGATACAACCAGCTCAGGAGGCTGTAAAGAG ATTATCTCCTCAGAGACCAGATGACCTGCAATGTAGAAG GAAACTTTTAGAGGGTTATGAGAACTGA